The following proteins are encoded in a genomic region of Corylus avellana chromosome ca4, CavTom2PMs-1.0:
- the LOC132177134 gene encoding uncharacterized protein LOC132177134, with product MEIELFLREILRQEKFSHTSGGGDHALKFLEKLKNDGKEEVICEDCKEPIVPYPAFKCSACRFICHVSCFGSTRLYKSTFYIHFGRRHEQLIFTEELKNDGEGVVCMVCKEKVEGPGYKCSASECNFQLHKSCAQLPCEMHHPLHPNHILILQRPSQFPNNCNACRKSFDTCLFYRCEEWDFVIDTTCANRTQVNNTSDCQHAFVPFFRKIHFTCEACGREGTDFASSCTICRLLIHSRCAEFPGTVIISRHDHTLTLTYSLHHQVKDFNVFCKLCGQKVKIEYAAFSCQECDFVAHLYCAKAYRRESLLEKSVDVMEKTINPEIIEHEGHQHPLFLHVRSNKNCNACDDDSEGLKDAIFVCTSTCDFTLGFECATLSLVARHKYDEHPLALTYVVEDDSEEYYCLICEEEMDQKYWFYYCAKCDFHAHPRCVLGKYPYIKFGKTFKCSYHQHPVTFVQNTEYSPPCDACGMTLDGITLECTQCKFNVHYWNNSMCLQQIDKVLHL from the exons ATGGAGATTGAACTTTTTCTAAGAGAGATCTTGAGACAGGAAAAGTTCAGCCACACAAGTGGCGGGGGTGACCATGCATTGAAGTTCTTAGAAAAGCTGAAAAATGATGGCAAGGAGGAAGTTATTTGTGAGGACTGCAAGGAACCGATCGTACCGTATCCCGCTTTCAAATGCAGCGCCTGCCGATTCATCTGTCATGTATCATGCTTCGGAAGTACTCGGCTCTACAAGTCAACATTTTATATTCATTTCGGTCGCAGGCATGAGCAGTTGATCTTCACAGAAGAGCTAAAGAATGATGGCGAGGGAGTTGTTTGCATGGTGTGCAAGGAGAAAGTAGAGGGTCCCGGATACAAATGCTCTGCCTCTGAATGCAACTTCCAGCTTCACAAATCATGCGCCCAGCTGCCATGCGAGATGCACCACCCCTTGCACCCAAACCACATCCTTATTCTTCAGCGACCAAGTCAATTTCCCAATAATTGTAATGCTTGCAGGAAAAGCTTCGATACATGCCTCTTTTACCGTTGTGAGGAGTGGGATTTTGTAATTGACACCACATGTGCTAATCGCACGCAAGTTAATAATACCAGCGACTGCCAACATGCATTTGTCCCATTCTTTAGGAAGATCCACTTCACTTGTGAAGCCTGTGGTCGGGAAGGCACGGACTTTGCCTCCTCTTGTACCATATGTCGACTCTTAATTCACTCGAGATGCGCTGAATTTCCAGGCACCGTGATAATTTCAAGACATGATCACACCCTCACTCTTACCTAttcccttcatcatcaagtcAAGGATTTTAACGTGTTTTGTAAATTATGTGGTCAAAAGGTGAAGATAGAGTATGCAGCCTTCTCTTGTCAAGAATGTGATTTTGTAGCACATTTGTACTGTGCAAAGGCATATAGACGCGAGTCGTTGCTCGAGAAATCTGTTGATGTTATGGAGAAGACCATCAACCCAG AAATCATTGAACATGAAGGTCACCAACACCCACTCTTCCTTCATGTAAGGTCtaataaaaattgcaatgctTGTGATGATGATAGCGAGGGACTCAAGGATGCAATATTTGTATGCACTAGTACTTGTGATTTCACCTTGggttttgaatgtgcaacaCTTTCACTCGTAGCTAGGCACAAATATGACGAACATCCCCTTGCACTCACCTATGTTGTTGAAGACGATTCCGAAGaatattattgtttgatttgCGAAGAAGAAATGGATCAAAAGTATTGGTTTTATTATTGTGCAAAATGCGACTTTCATGCTCATCCTCGATGCGTTCTAGGGAAATATCCATACATCAAGTTTGgaaaaactttcaaatgttcATATCACCAGCACCCTGTTACTTTTGTTCAAAATACTGAGTACTCCCCTCCATGCGATGCTTGTGGCATGACTTTGGATGGCATAACCCTAGAATGCACTCAATGCAAGTTCAACGTCCACTACTGGAATAATTCAATGTGCTTGCAACAAATTGACAAAGTGCTGCATCTGTAA
- the LOC132177133 gene encoding expansin-A32-like has protein sequence MFEELYLYILRSIPCNKKGGIRFTVTGNPYFNPVAVWNVGGAGDVIGLQVKGHRKLKWTAMKRNWGQKWETNAMMAGESLTFRVRASDGRYSTSWHIAPKNWQFGQTFEGKNFK, from the coding sequence GAAGaactatatttatatatactgCGCAGCATTCCATGCAACAAGAAAGGTGGAATTCGATTCACCGTAACAGGGAATCCTTATTTCAACCCAGTGGCAGTATGGAATGTTGGGGGAGCTGGAGATGTGATAGGCTTGCAAGTGAAGGGTCATCGGAAGCTGAAATGGACAGCAATGAAGCGAAACTGGGGTCAGAAGTGGGAAACCAATGCAATGATGGCAGGGGAGTCGTTGACCTTCAGGGTTAGAGCAAGTGATGGGAGATACTCAACCTCATGGCACATTGCCCCCAAGAATTGGCAATTTGGTCAGACTTTCGAGGGCAAGAACTTCAAGTAG